atcgaaatagatcccaatagcctgtaacttttgtaacctttgtttcctcaagtagcagtgagctgagcgcttgaatacaggtgtaatttttaaaacgagtcgtttttcacaaaggtcattatcattatgatgattattattagatgctgctgctgctgctgctggcaagacttgctcataatcgtgttttgaacacacaatccccctgccccgaaatctttggagtgaacggtttctcccctgctgcactaatacctatagctgccaaggggcagaaggggagggcagactgctaagtttgtgctgggcattcagcttatctccactttgatcaaagacagagaacgtgatttgtcccttatttacatcaggagtccaggagcgtgatggaagctgctgctgctgcaagttcagttcagctgaacgtggggaagaccagtgacatggatatcccaaaacaaagcagtgacaggtaaagccccaccaagcgccaggaaccccggcaagattagcttgaaggtgtttggcagagttttctccacttgcctctttgtggggcatcccacagaaaccagcaggcagcttggtgggaaaatcaaattcgggggcagggctgcaggaggcaattgcagggctctgaccccaagcagagtggctgcagcactcgcgtttcacccccaaaccttgcctcatcagtgcttttacggtagctggagatcctcatacttaacacatgaggagttgcaggcgtgatctgtaccagcagtggcttaggaacccggaccggggctaagccccagcaagagcctttgcacagagctgttgctctgcagctccccggcttgcctcccaaaactcctcatccagcaaaacctcccacgcttatgcggagctttgattctcagggctccgctgttcctcttgctgatgctaatgcccttggtggcatcagttcccataatcacggattgctatgtaaaatatttattgcaggactgatccttctgagattgttatcctggatgaaatgtcacaaatgaccgtatggaaggctctcactttgaagacagaaaccctttgaatccagggaggaaaaaggtaaaggattgcacgtgaacgtgaccgtgctcctctgcaagcgacggcgcacgcctacacttttcccacgctttggccggcaaggctgagcaaatggcctgtccctgggaacaggcagggaggaccttggcatgcaaaccagctcctctctgctggggtggtcccccgaacagggctgaatcagcagcagctggcaggtcttccactgatgatgctctccctctttttctcttcccttcgcctttccccactcccgcttttcccgtttaggaatcttgactttgaaggagaggagtgagagcgtgactcggggatgtgccaacgcagacagagggagaaaacgctttgtttcagttggaggattcccattaaagccatgcagatgttttcagttatccttggtgtgcttcaggcattcagtatctctagaccagcaagctgaggggaacgtcacagtcaaggggagtttggtggtgtacagtctgtgtgcgtacgtgcgtgtgggggtgtgggtttgtagtggtagagggactgctactgctttatcattcagtgctcttcttttaatagctaattcctcctctttgttttccttctcttttttccaaatgtaaactgggaatgtccaaaataattttctgttatatttgatgcattctccactttcttcttgatcacgactgggtttttggtctggtttggagttctggctttaattcactcttatgtctcttactggtacgagagggatgccctctgcagcagggcagcatagagagcgtccgagcagttggcctaaggtgaaagaaaagcatttgctccctgcgctccagttttacctttcttggttggtttggcaagtatcacaataatgtgtgatgaactgaccgtaaaccccattcaccgtctccctgtgccactgggggggggttggtagggaatccgggagtgaagttgtgcctgggaagaagggaggggtggagggaaggtgctctgagatttggttgtatttctcattaccctgctctggttgatttgtaataaattgagttaattttccccaagcggagtctcttttgcctgtgacgataattggtgagtgatctctcctgtccttatctcgacccacaagctctttgttatattttctctcccctgtccagctgaggagggggagtgatagaacggctttggtgggcacctggcatccagccagggtcaacccaccacagggggaaatgatgtacttaagaaatgatgtacttaagccacacgaaaaaggccacaaagctcttgtgaaacaagatcccctttgtatgatcaacgcatgccttgctaacaactgtgcccctgaagaagaactaaaaaactgagaagaagggaacatcctactccaggaggcgccaaaaagttgaataattgctaataggcatgaagtcagaagcatctttgaatactggaggaaaggtgaagaaaggtggcagggggagatcatgaccaccaactcaattccacaccaaaaagacttacccccccactctccttgagcatgtgctgtagaagaaaagaacactggacctttaattccaagcagggaaactgtagcccaatagaaactgtgcgagataagctactcccggcaatagttttgggaagaactttggaaatcgaatatgtataactgaactgtataaattgcttgcccctttaggcatgaggggtgctagtgttgcggattaccacctagcccccatctttgcgtaaacatgaactggaataaaatacctctgctctgctgtgtttatattggcattttgcaccccgggtaaacgaccccacttttgggacaacagtggggcaggcaaagcaccgcatcccgcaggccgaggggctcaggcacccacgccgctgccggaggactgccggcaagaggtttggcatctggcgaggggctgctgggccagggtgcccaggcacccaccccactcccccagccgcagccacgagtgctctcagtgctggggcagaggccgtagcagctgcctgtgcccaagcctgtcccgagcggagggaagactttgctggcaaggagcaatccagtgaaggcattgctgaaattgctgggcttgaagttgctgccgggccaggagggggccgaggggtccttgtgcagcacgtcctgctccaggggcagcagctctcaggccagcagcagtctgctgggggggacgctcagcagggactcggggacggggacccatgataccgaaaagccggtcgaagaaactctctaagactcattttggagttttagaaagtaggcattcctacccctacttcccaccccggctggccaacgcaacgcgctgcctaccttcttgaagaacagcagtggtctgatgctgacgaagcccatcttgttcttctggacatgttttaggaggaaagcatccttggccaggttctcgtcagagaggtggaattccacctgggacacaaccctcctggccagcggccggtcagggacggagtagctgcagtccaagagatcaccccccagaacatcgctcacatcgcagaagctcccggcaaagcagcagggacacgggtgtgacttggtggcctttgggatgtgcagcactgcccagtcccagccacagcggtgcagatggcagagtcttgaggagcaggggggctcagctgcgctctgaaatgaaacggagttttacgcttttagaagcgcgcttgccttcacgcccccagcatcggtccctgccacaagttacgcagcacatggccttgcacaatcttgcagccagaggtgcctcacgaacagagcgcaatctctttgattaccaggatacaggccaggagagatctttggcctccggttcacggcagttgtcctgactcccccaggccacacactgttcacacagcgggagcgagaggcctgtgtccttggtacccttggggtgtccttgctagcgccgaatcctccaagcacgaggaggggatgtactaaccccatccctgggatcccgtagagcgcaaacagccccagcgccccgacaccggatgttgggcagaatccagtccttttctgggagcacggggcggcgggtaccgtctcctccggggtgtcacgcacccagggaaagggccaccccctcccagggggatccagagctgctgcttttcccagcaggagactgaaagacctgacagcactactggagcgagggctgggggaaagcatgccaccgagcgacaccgcgtgaccttccttcgtgccctcgaggtcctttttcctatttctgcctcgctccggtcaacgcagcgaacagaagcgtgggcaaccgtcacaaacgcatttgccatctggcgcaaggaggctgcggctgcagcttggtccccgcttggctcagctgaatcaacttgttgttcttcccccaccggaaaaatactgttgaaagccaagagcatttggacccgcagaccccgagagccgcctgtaggccccggggccaccccagcctcccttaaccctttccctccccaggaggagctggggaggctcttggggtggggcggaacacagggagcccccacattccttccggggagacgccaaagagtccttggcagccaacagccagaagggaccatggcgcggccaccaacgcagctcccactgcctgggccctggggccccccggcgccccagcttttccagccattcgtgctccccaaaactttctacccttgaggtagggaccgaccccaacccctgcagcccagcgatGCTCTTGGggagcaagagcagaggtgaccgccggccatcgctcctgtctcattctcttaggctcagccaacccgtgccgcctgcccacgcgggagcagcccttccctgcagcccgggccccccgggccccccaggcaccaccagcaggtatggcaccccagtctgctctggcaccttcgccatccccatcacacccattcccccggcacttttcgcatgggggttcagcaagtcccggtgagcatccttgccctcgcccgggcggcgcgtgcccagtaaagcccatctgcagagaattccccaaatatttggggccacctctcccctttcacctcctagatgcgagtctcctccccgatttgcaaccccgtcccaccagcacagcagctcaccctgtggggatcgccccggccacaagctccccacgcccctggcccagagctgggggatgtcggccatcggggccggcttggcgggtgcccccagagagtccccccggcccagcacggctccccctcacccacacaggtctgcagagggctccatgtggctgcctcttcgacccccgggtcttctgcatccagtggacaaccaccgacctgcctccaccggccagcgccacgctcggccaaggcaccgcttctctgccgggtgctgcccctgtggggtcccgggggctgcggggccccccagggccaaccatgatacctcacacactacaaaaatcagaggagtgttgtgaccccagaccctctggagctgccagtgtccatccctggctaccagcacagcgaggggcagctggcacagatcaacatcgccagcacggccacccctgtgggggcagccccgggcggcgatgtccacaccagcccctgggctgccaccaacaacgaagcccttggggacactgcaggcgaccttgcagtgtccaaggagatggtcctggaagaggccctaaggctctttggttgctccctggatggagtgggggtcagccaggatgctcccagcaggagctccgtgcccgaggacactggtggcaccggcgcagacacccccgaccgcgacttcagctcgctctcgctgcctgaggagatgctcacccccgactactgcatccccgagctcagcgacgccatgctgagcctcaaaatagtcaacggcggcgggatgcagccccaggagccgtggcaggatgcggggatggacctgccaccgtccccacctgccacggccggcaagcggaggaagaggcaggcgcagagctccttgccaatggcacccagcaagcgcagggctctggcagccaacgtgagggtgtgtgtgggggggtggggattagacaggggtgagagggatggagatggggggagtggagggggtgggagaggaggggtggggtatatggcaggggggggtgggcgggggtgcctagggaggggttagaccagcttggatgggaccttttctcttggcttttcaattaaaagctgtttctccagaaccgctcggtgcctatgtgggagggggagggagcacagggggcaccaagaaacagcccccaagaggtgcaaaagccccactgagccccaaatccgagccagcaagccacgaggggaacccagccacccccagggcccagtctccaccagctgggcaggcgatggtggggggggacgggaacgggaacaactcccctgtccccttccccaggggaagcagccctttggtggggaagccaggacagacaggtccctgcaggactcacggacacggccccacgcagaaagcagcacagaacccctgcgacaacgacagaccttgggggccgggggggacacgggcacacacgacaacaagggctgcaaggccttcgtcttgaacaccaccagcgtcccctccagcggggacagggctcggtgcacagcccttcaaagcctcaagaccatcacggccttcctcgggtcccactgacctcagcccccaagagcccagctttgcctcactgacacagcaaaataatgccaaatcaccctaagaatggcgagggagggagctgcaggccaggcagggaccctcctccacttgtctggctgcaccttgggcagctgcaagaccaggaaggagggagaaaaaatcagaaggaaaaaaataaataaatcactgcaccggccagaaagtgcctgaaaacttcatccctcttcattgcccatttcccatgcgagctccacaacctgggagcaacgcagccaatagaaccttcgagaagcagactcacagcctgctgcagctggccctgctcgagcagccgaggtgggctggatgatctctagaggtctctttcagcatccattctgtgctgctgtgactctgtctctatcatggtttaagctataaaaatgagagctataaaaatggaacgctgtgttaagagcacaaggctctgctagcaacgaccttgctgtggctccttgctgtgctgagcccaaccgcgtttttaagagtagattcttagtgtgagcaaaagtgtgattattttattttgtaatttatgtaaataaagtgggtttggtttgtttttttttttttaaataagactcttccagagctctggtcaggctgaacctgagggaaaggggcagaccctcgcagagggcagagccacatcatgataggggggccagcaggatcagggggccatgagacaccccctgctcacgtcctgccggctccaggaagatggttgcacaaaggactcggggcgcagctccagggacaggggtttggtgacctggctccagcgcctctggggccaggggctaggagctgtcgggggcttcagggctgtcaggggcttcgggactgggggctgcagccctctgcttcagagggacgatgcagatgctgttcttggcctctttgactctccaccacgagccaagcctgcagatgagagagatgggggctaccctccgccaagcccttggaggagcaggggggggctgtgcccctgggcagcaccagggaggggggacagtaccggtgctgctgtccaaggccagccaccaggaagtcaccggctgcagagaacttgaggctgttaacaaaacccacctggaggggacagggcagggtgaggggctctggcagcctcctcctgccgcccagggaggggagcccccgcccagagatgccccaagcccagctccaatcccccacctccccatccataccaacgggatgtcccagaggggctccagcttccgaaatccctcaccgcacttccagagcttcacgctggcgctgtgggagcctggggcagagagagaagactgccatgcactcccacccaggtaagggagcaggacgcccccctctccacacccccactccaaagcagctgccacacacctgtagccaggaggtccctgttgcgcagggcggccactgctgagatccagtatggctgctgcaggccctgggcatcctgcatgccatgtgcctgccgggccagtgccagcggcttctttttcgttagcccccacagggctagggacctgccagggagggaaggggcgaggggacCGAGGGGGGCActgcctgcgcaccccaggcaccaccccggccctgtgctcacccgtcatcggcgcctgacaccatgtgctcctcactggtgagctggatacaatcgatggagcccctgtgaagagaaggggcaactgccatcagttatgagcatgctttgggatcctatttaggacacaagggctcaccggggcatcagcatccccacagtgccggcaggctcctagtgatgcttggcacctgcacaccgctgccccagcctgacccccctgcctgcagccccctctcccgccccagacctactggtgcccgtaaaacacaagctgcgactcctccgggatcttccagagccgcacggtaccgtcccggccccctgccgtcacacagcactcccggctcaggctgtccagccccgtgatgacatcctggtgcccgaacctggagaaggagatggcaaagtgctgtggcaagcagggccctctgctaccacaactcccccgggcctgctggctcttgtgacttctgacatccccaggcaggagtggctgcgcagcttgcggtgcgggcaggaggcagagctgcccttcctgctggggacgtggaggggaggatgctgctggagtcagagcattggtggctttgtagctcccgagctcggccacgtcagcccaaagcagcacaggatccttggacggtgggaggcagaaaaagggattcgccccggcgtggccccgcagaggggagggaaggcttcagtttcaactttggcttcagctttggcgtggccttctccttccctctgtttcaatagcccagcagagcagctggtgctttgtggcaaagatgaagcgcgtggacaggcgttgtcctagaccactggaaagagtggctgtcctgccactctccggaggctgccgcgtcctcctccagctgaggtgtctcctttcctgttagacctcaggaagaggagataccccagcctgcagagcatcctagggctggggctccagcgttgtctctgcctgagcagagtcctcgctggggactgagtgtgacctcatccgtgccctcgtcatctgtaaactcagccgtggtaggttaaacctcgacttcagccttcctcgtcccaggatgagtctgagttgccagggaggagaccaaggggctggtgtctttgcttgggccttgaaggactgtggggacaaagcagcagaggtgaggtgacagccccatatcccttccaggcagggcacattgcacctcacgattcccagggccaggagggaaccagggggcagatggctcagctggaagctgctggttaggaatatgcccctcccgaaacacccctcttcccacagatgtgctgggagcagagccccccttgcccaggctagggggggagctccatgccaaggtccttcctcctccccgctgccttcactcactctctctgatgtacttgtgctcgttcttgtgctcatccacatcccgtccaaggagtcctggggggacacagcatgccagggacccactggccatcagggacccaccagccagcctgtctggccacacagttccctggggagggctgaccccagggtgcagcatcggggaggggatggatgagcctcctgccagccctacctgtgcaggcaggagtgggagagagtgaaggggtgccccacaggtcctgcactgggacacagggaccctgggagagaaagggaccctggggctaggggctcaccgatgaacctgacagcctccagccgcagggactcctgcgggctccgcaggtaggtctggctcttccacaggtagtacgtggccctgctcctcttcctggccagctggagagaagggtgcagagttggcacagagatggcccccccgttgggccatccctccaccaaggaccacccttcttctccccagcaggacattcccagctctccgctctccgcattggggttcggagggagcagagggctcccaggcaatgctagggtgccatcctggtggcggggtcccctttgggaccccggaggtgaggacagcctggagcagagcctgttccaggagggtgcatgcagctgtggggacactgcccttggtcccctctgctgggcacgggcagggcttacccagggcagatcccaggggtgttcgggctatgcttaccaagcactcgcagatcctccatgcctgcgccgtctcggccagtcgcaccagctgcctccacttcaggaactggccagcgctgcggagggcttcctgggaggcctggtgagcagcacagatgctaccaccaccatggggggcacaggaccctgtgtcctccctcctggtggggctcagagcctgtcctggcccatgcagggaagacgcaccagctggggactgatgctgccagcaggttcagcaccccaggggaagaggagggcagccaccctctctggctggaagcctgtcggggcttcagcgtttcagctttggtggccccaggctgctgcggagccgtagtccagtctctggggctgcagggacccatgccaggggctgtgtggagggagccgggtgggaaagggacccacctccccatccaccagccagcaggaggaaaaaggcagcagtgggcagggaggggggctctgcctgttcctagggactcaacaagctagacctcacagtgcagtgtcagcattgccctccccaaaggaccagtcaggttgggaatcccaccttggccacactctcgtcctggtcatgcaggtgaaagagcagcggcagcaggctgtcccacaccaccttcttcatcttcttcttttcagcacccaccacgagccccattgcaatttggaagagatggatggagagctcccgcaccgtgtccagctcctgggggaagaggggaggaggacctcagccacaagcccatggcaagcaaggggctgacatggagacagacatccccaaaatggctgcaggcagccctgctgcaaaaggcagcgagctgcggcatgcagatggtctgcccagggagactggggtctccggggctgagggccagagagggaggccctgcagaaggctggaggatgctgccagagcagggtgtgcattggtggggctcagcacgcctgctgccatcctgccaccactgtcccccgctgcggcagggaggccgagccggagtgagtccttggtggggggtttgtgacacagcacggagccaccaagggcagcaatggggtctggggactgcagggcaaagcatccccctgcagagcacaggggctgcagtgggaggcatgaatggaggtgcccaggaagggggacatggggctctcccccagccttacattgttgaaaagcagcaggagctttccagccagtgccagggcagtgaggctgagtctcttcccctccagcagccagagcatgttgccaagcacgggcagggccgcggcgctggcatcactgtcatcatccagcagctggtccataacgtacggcagcaggataagggctttcctttcctgtgtgagacatgccacctcctttttgtaaaggagccaccgatcacaggggtgaaaaccctctccacgaacaccggcctccccactgggttctctgcaggcagtgcaggttacgagggcaaggtcccggcagacagggctcaccagcatgcccatgggaagagcagggcacagagggggaggacagacagcactggctccttgccagcccttcggctgcccccttctccaccagacccccctggataggctggtgggtgactggcgctgcctggaaagctg
The window above is part of the Accipiter gentilis unplaced genomic scaffold, bAccGen1.1, whole genome shotgun sequence genome. Proteins encoded here:
- the LOC126036755 gene encoding electroneutral sodium bicarbonate exchanger 1-like; protein product: MPERKKKLDDARNEAGEEDEESRSVMEAAAAASSVQLNVGKTSDMDIPKQSSDRTDPSEIVILDEMSQMTVWKALTLKTETL